A DNA window from Drosophila biarmipes strain raj3 chromosome 2R, RU_DBia_V1.1, whole genome shotgun sequence contains the following coding sequences:
- the LOC108030446 gene encoding transcription factor grauzone — protein sequence MPCFLCTQIVDEAVGNIEIASEEADSLGLRCIIEKHFWLQIPDSGSGYVCGACWEQLLLFHNFYLSVEQAHQALQQTIPEETSPPEDGAPKDPLVKSELAESVAATVKRRRGRPRKEPPRDASEELKSVLEQINLNEIKIECPEADLTIADVLDDQEEHDFLADDCSSGIEKEEDYEEQEEPQPQVKRKARGRPRGRVRLAERPKKDGLPNTKKSQEFNDFIREHYKVQCHICSSPMEGFTEMLLHVRREHKQRGYSMCCNRKFFKRGYLVDHLRRHQDPELFKCSICARVMGHRRSLELHMRMHDIKTRGRLYHCDNCSKSFYSSVVCERHKLTHIPRDQWQVKCTNCEKTFPTQYTMQQHVKLVHLNLYAKICDVCGKSIRGREALARHMKEHTGAPQTAIKCHLCDSTLTTKYGLARHIKMMHTAENLQPMQCEFCLKISPSLQAHQHHIKYTHNTARSHQCPMCEKAFKRPNELKEHMTTHTGEVLYTCPHCPQTFNSNANMHAHRKKAHRKEWEESRHQRLSRPRKSDTIIAVSVRKTTEARQDLRAGCGEAIATPNSPGAEC from the exons ATGCCTTGCTTCCTATGCACACAGATTGTCGATGAAGCTGTCGGCAACATAGAAATCGCATCGGAAGAGGCCGATTCATTGGGCCTGCGATGCATCATAGAGAAACACTTTTGGCTACAG ATTCCTGACTCGGGAAGCGGCTATGTGTGCGGCGCCTGCTgggagcagctgctgctctTCCACAACTTCTACCTAAGTGTGGAGCAGGCCCACCAGGCGCTGCAGCAAACGATTCCGGAGGAGACATCTCCACCAGAAGATGGTGCTCCCAAGGACCCCTTGGTCAAGAGCGAGCTAGCAGAGAGTGTGGCCGCTACCGTGAAGCGCCGACGAGGGCGCCCTCGTAAGGAGCCTCCAAGGGATGCCAGCGAGGAACTGAAGAGCGTTCTAGAGCAAATCAACCTTAACGAAATCAAAATCGAATGCCCCGAGGCAGATTTAACAATTGCCGATGTGCTGGACGATCAGGAGGAGCATGATTTCCTCGCCGACGACTGTAGCAGCGGGATCGAAAAAGAGGAGGATTATGAGGAGCAAGAGGAACCCCAACCGCAGGTTAAACGAAAGGCACGCGGACGGCCGCGTGGACGTGTGCGACTAGCGGAGCGCCCCAAGAAAGACGGTCTGCCCAACACCAAGAAGTCGCAGGAGTTCAACGACTTCATCCGCGAGCACTACAAAGTCCAGTGTCATATCTGCAGCTCCCCTATGGAAGGCTTCACTGAGATGCTGCTACATGTCCGACGCGAGCACAAGCAGCGCGGCTACTCGATGTGTTGCAACCGCAAGTTTTTTAAGCGGGGCTACCTTGTGGACCACCTGCGCCGCCACCAGGACCCTGAGCTGTTCAAGTGCTCCATCTGCGCACGTGTGATGGGTCACCGCCGCAGTCTGGAGCTCCATATGCGCATGCACGATATCAAGACGCGCGGTCGCCTCTACCATTGCGATAACTGCTCCAAGAGCTTTTACAGTTCCGTTGTGTGCGAGCGCCACAAGCTGACGCATATTCCACGGGATCAGTGGCAGGTGAAGTGCACCAACTGTGAGAAGAC TTTTCCCACCCAGTATACAATGCAGCAGCATGTCAAGCTGGTCCATTTGAATTTATATGCCAAGATCTGCGATGTCTGTGGGAAATCGATCAGAGGTCGCGAAGCCTTGGCCAGGCACATGAAGGAGCACACCGGCGCGCCACAGACAGCGATCAAGTGCCACTTGTGCGACTCTACGCTAACCACCAAATACGGTCTGGCGCGTCACATAAAAATGATGCACACCGCCGAAAACCTGCAGCCGATGCAGTGCGAATTCTGCCTCAAGATCTCGCCCAGCTTGCAGGCGCACCAGCACCACATTAAGTACACGCACAACACGGCACGTAGCCATCAATGTCCTATGTGCGAGAAGGCCTTTAAGCGGCCAAACGAACTGAAG GAACACATGACCACCCACACGGGAGAGGTTCTATACACTTGCCCCCATTGTCCGCAGACCTTCAATTCCAATGCCAACATGCATGCCCACCGGAAGAAGGCGCACCGCAAGGAGTGGGAGGAGAGCCGTCACCAGCGGTTGAGTCGACCTCGAAAATCGGACACAATCATTGCTGTGAGTGTACGCAAGACCACTGAAGCCAGACAGGATTTGAGAGCAGGATGCGGAGAGGCGATAGCAACACCCAACAGCCCTGGAGCAGAGTGCTAG
- the LOC108030467 gene encoding uncharacterized protein LOC108030467 produces METENKEGTAAEGAASANDSSSSSPSLNVLCAICNEFFRANDIIFSTASCGHVFHKECLTRWLNTSRTCPQCRGACNRNRVHRLYLNFAEATEYDDTEPPKMPIEWVPMDLDRNSFPDAHLPPEGAVQCGTNEDGLPTYVARGYYQDDLLPSVYVPEKKAAFGSHACRAHLLTDDVELLVLNECDYKWVAGQHGTYPRDALKTGYSELGEVTYTGRGFYEGVLRLGKVHPSHKVMYIPHRGQEVNVNTYEVLVVTPRDQAER; encoded by the coding sequence ATGGAGACCGAAAACAAGGAGGGTACCGCCGCCGAAGGCGCAGCCTCTGCAAATgactcatcatcatcatcgccttCGTTGAACGTTCTGTGTGCAATTTGCAACGAGTTTTTCCGAGCAAACGACATTATCTTCTCCACCGCCAGCTGCGGTCATGTTTTCCACAAGGAGTGCCTCACCCGATGGCTAAACACGTCCAGAACCTGCCCGCAGTGCAGGGGCGCCTGCAACCGGAACCGCGTCCATCGGCTGTATCTAAACTTTGCAGAGGCCACGGAGTACGATGATACGGAGCCGCCCAAGATGCCCATAGAATGGGTGCCCATGGATCTGGACAGGAACAGCTTTCCGGACGCCCACCTGCCGCCCGAGGGAGCGGTGCAGTGCGGCACGAACGAGGACGGATTGCCCACTTATGTGGCCAGAGGCTATTACCAGGATGATCTCCTGCCCTCCGTTTACGTGCCAGAAAAGAAGGCTGCCTTCGGATCGCATGCCTGTCGGGCCCACCTTCTGACGGACGATGTggagctgctggtgctgaACGAATGTGACTACAAGTGGGTGGCCGGCCAGCACGGAACCTATCCGCGGGATGCCCTTAAAACGGGCTACTCCGAGTTGGGTGAGGTCACCTACACCGGTCGCGGGTTCTACGAGGGCGTTCTGCGACTGGGTAAAGTGCATCCCTCTCACAAGGTCATGTACATCCCCCACCGCGGTCAGGAGGTCAACGTCAACACCTACGAAGTCCTGGTAGTCACCCCACGTGACCAGGCCGAACGATAA
- the LOC108030197 gene encoding ubiquitin-fold modifier-conjugating enzyme 1, translating into MVDDSTRKTLSNIPLLQIRAGPREKDVWVQRLKEEYQALIKYVENNKQSGSDWFRLESNKEGTKWFGKCWYMHNLLKYEFDVEFDIPVTYPTTAPEIALPELDGKTAKMYRGGKICLTDHFKPLWARNVPKFGIAHAMALGLAPWLAVEIPDLIEKGIITYKEK; encoded by the exons ATGGTGGATGACAGTACCCGGAAAACGCTGAGCAACATTCCCCTGCTGCAGATCCGCGCCGGGCCCCGCGAGAAGGACGTGTGGGTGCAGCGACTGAAGGAGGAGTACCAGGCGCTGATCAAG TACGTGGAGAACAACAAACAGTCTGGGAGCGACTGGTTCCGGCTGGAGTCCAACAAGGAGGGCACCAAGTGGTTCGGAAAGTGCTGGTACATGCACAACCTCTTGAAGTACGAGTTCGACGTGGAGTTCGACATTCCAGTGACGTACCCAACCACCGCGCCGGAGATCGCCCTTCCGGAGCTCGATGGCAAGACGGCGAAGATGTACCGCGGCGGCAAGATCTGCCTGACGGATCACTTCAAGCCCCTGTGGGCCCGCAACGTGCCCAAGTTCGGCATCGCCCATGCCATGGCACTGGGT CTTGCTCCCTGGCTGGCCGTGGAGATTCCGGACCTCATCGAGAAGGGCATCATCACGTACAAGGAAAAGTAG